In a genomic window of Rubripirellula tenax:
- a CDS encoding BBP7 family outer membrane beta-barrel protein has translation MRTNLIRTSAVALGLGIIGAGTAAHAQSTYSAPSRWDNFRPVSEKINSAGNSAAEQAKSAIETLRGPAEELPAPIATPDHGAHYSQPMQSEAPNYSPAAPSYSPSASYSTPSAAGCAPCQSQPYSSYGSSGHSSGNCSGGSAYSNAVSSNWDGTTYDGGSACSSGASAGYGASRPALFPYFGSANLLFFTLEQSVGRQIATGTNFGNGFNTSMVNPGYSTGFDISAGRYLDNGRFGLGIGYFLWNPGDEQVIASGAAGSIRASMPQYRDVNLDFGSGADSVYDHIDGTSVDSLGATNVRVNRDVQFQGIEANLFSFGLMGAQRAAYAGCGNGSVFGNGLGLGGGRGFGGATGPLARSNSGRVRVMTSHGFRWFQINDSIETAYNVDGAPGYQVGDIYDNVDVENNLFGYQFGGRLTYCLGSRLDLNIGGKFGVYGNRAELKHRLGTEDQIAYLTASGTDDINTTSTDTVLSTLGELDLGLGYRISNAWTIRGGYRVMGITGVASSVDNYPDYYSSVAASGQVHADDSYLLHGAYVGAELNW, from the coding sequence ATGAGAACCAACCTAATTCGTACATCAGCGGTAGCCCTTGGGCTAGGAATCATCGGGGCGGGAACCGCGGCCCACGCTCAATCAACGTACAGCGCGCCTTCGCGTTGGGATAATTTCCGACCTGTATCGGAAAAAATAAACAGTGCTGGCAATAGCGCGGCCGAACAGGCGAAGTCGGCCATTGAGACACTGCGTGGCCCAGCCGAAGAATTGCCAGCTCCGATTGCGACGCCCGATCATGGCGCGCACTACTCGCAGCCCATGCAAAGCGAAGCTCCAAACTATTCGCCCGCTGCTCCATCATACTCGCCATCGGCTTCGTACTCGACGCCTTCGGCGGCCGGTTGCGCGCCCTGCCAATCGCAGCCCTACTCGAGCTACGGCTCCAGCGGTCATTCGTCTGGTAATTGCTCAGGCGGAAGCGCCTATAGCAACGCGGTCTCGTCCAATTGGGACGGCACGACCTACGACGGCGGATCGGCTTGCAGCTCGGGTGCATCAGCCGGATATGGAGCGTCGCGTCCGGCACTGTTCCCATATTTCGGCAGCGCGAACTTGCTGTTCTTCACGCTTGAGCAAAGCGTCGGTCGCCAGATCGCGACGGGAACGAACTTTGGCAATGGCTTCAACACGTCGATGGTGAATCCTGGTTACTCGACTGGATTCGACATCTCGGCCGGCCGCTACTTGGACAACGGACGGTTCGGTCTGGGAATCGGCTACTTCTTGTGGAACCCCGGCGACGAACAGGTCATCGCCAGCGGAGCAGCAGGTTCGATTCGTGCTTCGATGCCGCAGTACCGTGACGTCAACCTCGACTTCGGTAGCGGAGCCGACAGCGTCTACGATCATATCGACGGGACTTCGGTCGACTCGCTGGGGGCCACGAATGTTCGCGTCAATCGTGACGTTCAATTCCAGGGCATTGAAGCGAACTTGTTCAGCTTCGGTTTGATGGGTGCCCAACGGGCTGCCTATGCCGGTTGCGGCAACGGTTCCGTGTTCGGCAATGGACTGGGGCTTGGTGGCGGACGCGGTTTCGGCGGAGCAACCGGCCCGCTTGCACGATCCAACAGCGGCCGAGTGCGTGTGATGACGAGCCACGGTTTCCGTTGGTTCCAAATCAACGACTCCATCGAAACCGCCTACAATGTTGACGGTGCACCCGGCTATCAAGTCGGCGATATCTACGACAATGTTGATGTCGAAAACAACCTGTTCGGATACCAGTTCGGTGGTCGCTTGACTTACTGCTTGGGCAGTCGCCTGGACTTGAACATCGGCGGCAAGTTCGGTGTCTACGGAAACCGTGCAGAACTGAAGCACCGCTTGGGAACCGAAGATCAGATCGCTTACCTGACCGCTTCGGGAACCGACGACATCAACACCACGTCGACGGATACGGTCTTGTCGACGCTCGGCGAATTGGATCTGGGACTTGGATACCGCATCAGCAACGCTTGGACCATTCGTGGTGGCTACCGCGTGATGGGAATCACCGGGGTCGCAAGCTCGGTCGATAACTATCCCGACTACTACTCTTCCGTTGCCGCCAGCGGCCAAGTTCATGCCGACGACAGCTATCTGTTGCACGGAGCCTATGTAGGTGCAGAACTGAACTGGTAA
- a CDS encoding ABC1 kinase family protein yields MKITSIPQLYRNLKRWREILTVLRRYGLADWLTEFRLPFRDMLKDGRGVPLSQYSREQRVRMAIVDLGPTFIKVGQILAARPDLVGPKLSEELKRLRADVQADTIEQVRKTLASELGDDYETHFQSIDPQPLATASIGQVHRAILNDGSHVVIKVQRSNIEPTMRQDVEVLSGVAQLAERVEGFAAWRPTDMVRQLAPMISRELDFTRERQNLELFAEMFDRRGSNVVVPRPHKPLCTRRVLVMDELVGQPLAQFLAEESSDESPSNEMTAKSRSEIKHRLCESIANVYLTMIFDEAVFHADPHMGNLIVMENGQLGILDFGMIGRIDENLRESIEDMLVAISSGDQNRLTRLIRRIGDPPPTLDESRLAIDVAEFIGTYGKQSFGEFDLTGALNELTDVLHRHLIKLPNQSALLLKMLISLEGTLRELGASFDSLDVVHQYMRGSMLKRLSPGRRLRQARRVYLEAENFLEAAPDELIALLKMARQGDIRVTLEHQKLGPTVNRMVLGLMASAVFLGSSLILAMKVPPLLFHERMFMGIQDLSAIGILGILGSISVMMWLLLAINRSGHLTRGNDD; encoded by the coding sequence ATGAAAATCACCTCGATTCCTCAACTGTACCGCAATCTGAAGCGATGGCGGGAAATACTGACGGTGTTGCGGCGTTACGGCTTGGCGGACTGGTTGACCGAGTTTCGGCTGCCGTTTCGCGACATGCTCAAGGACGGTCGTGGTGTCCCGTTGTCGCAATACTCGCGCGAGCAACGCGTTCGCATGGCCATCGTGGATCTGGGGCCGACGTTCATCAAGGTCGGACAGATTCTAGCTGCCCGGCCTGATTTGGTCGGTCCAAAATTGAGCGAAGAACTGAAACGTCTTCGCGCCGATGTTCAAGCGGACACGATCGAGCAAGTTCGTAAAACGTTGGCAAGTGAATTGGGTGACGACTATGAAACCCATTTCCAATCGATTGATCCTCAACCCTTGGCGACCGCTTCGATCGGACAGGTACACCGCGCTATTCTCAACGATGGCTCTCACGTCGTCATCAAGGTCCAGCGGTCGAATATTGAACCGACCATGCGACAAGACGTCGAAGTGTTGTCAGGCGTCGCACAATTGGCCGAGCGCGTGGAAGGGTTCGCTGCTTGGCGACCCACCGACATGGTTCGCCAACTCGCACCCATGATCAGTCGTGAACTCGATTTCACTCGCGAACGTCAAAATCTTGAACTGTTCGCCGAGATGTTCGATCGACGAGGATCGAATGTGGTAGTGCCGCGTCCACACAAGCCGCTTTGCACACGGCGCGTGCTGGTGATGGACGAGTTGGTCGGTCAACCGTTGGCCCAGTTTCTGGCCGAGGAATCCAGCGACGAGTCGCCATCGAATGAGATGACAGCGAAATCGCGATCTGAGATCAAGCATCGCTTGTGTGAATCGATCGCAAACGTCTATCTGACCATGATCTTTGACGAAGCGGTTTTTCATGCGGATCCCCACATGGGCAACTTGATTGTCATGGAGAACGGGCAACTAGGAATTCTTGACTTTGGGATGATCGGCCGGATCGACGAAAATCTTCGTGAGTCGATCGAAGACATGTTGGTCGCGATTTCATCAGGTGATCAAAATCGATTGACCAGACTGATTCGCCGAATCGGCGATCCACCACCGACGCTGGACGAATCGCGATTGGCGATCGACGTTGCTGAGTTTATTGGCACCTATGGAAAACAGAGTTTCGGCGAGTTTGATCTGACCGGCGCGCTCAATGAATTGACGGATGTGCTTCACCGGCACTTGATCAAGTTACCCAACCAATCGGCGTTGCTGCTGAAGATGTTGATTTCTTTAGAAGGTACGCTCCGCGAGCTCGGCGCAAGTTTCGATTCGTTGGACGTCGTTCACCAGTACATGCGCGGATCGATGCTGAAACGGTTGAGCCCCGGTCGACGGCTTCGACAGGCGCGCCGTGTCTATTTGGAAGCCGAAAACTTTCTTGAAGCGGCGCCTGATGAATTGATCGCACTGCTGAAGATGGCCCGTCAGGGCGACATTCGGGTGACCCTGGAGCATCAAAAGCTTGGGCCGACCGTCAACCGGATGGTGCTGGGATTGATGGCGAGTGCCGTCTTCCTGGGGTCGTCGTTGATCTTGGCGATGAAAGTGCCGCCGTTGCTATTTCACGAGCGAATGTTCATGGGAATTCAAGATCTTAGTGCGATCGGCATCCTTGGAATCCTGGGCAGCATCTCGGTGATGATGTGGCTGTTGTTGGCCATCAACCGCAGTGGCCACTTGACTCGCGGCAACGACGATTGA
- a CDS encoding ABC transporter permease, protein MAWFTPLMMTLQLMAASVAIAAIIGIVGAWAGSSLQLGGRSSRFLSRLFFVSMTAAAVMPMILHATAWEATAGKFGWWLLTQTGSRTNESGVYGFFAGSVASVWIHGMVGASLVTIATWFGVTRISPATVAQSRLDFGPVAAFFRVQLPLAAPWWIASLVATAALAATEMTVVDLYGYRTIADQFYLFYAMDPSTFSIIATCMIPLATVSTAFVWMFVSKRNLSVGRLRTVESSMATESFSWQHQSVAAGLAAIVVLIVAVVPIAGLVLKTGQDVIVKNDSVEWTWSAAAFVQRLAESPVVFASEFQWTIVLASLTASAAVVLAWPAAAIATQRPRLRWVFDAVSILMICIPGPIIGLAVVRLFQFDALWLRTLYQQTLLPTVMSLSMRAVPVAYWVLRARYQGIDRVIFESAAIDCTWWQRIWKIDRSLISRSLVSAWLAVAVISSGDVPATLPVIPAGVTTVSVRLFGLLHSGARYQESSLAILYVTMLVVLVAICFRREGQRRAKMVRGA, encoded by the coding sequence TTGGCCTGGTTTACTCCGCTGATGATGACGCTGCAATTGATGGCGGCTTCGGTCGCGATCGCAGCGATTATCGGTATTGTAGGTGCATGGGCCGGATCGAGCCTTCAATTGGGCGGCCGATCCTCGCGTTTTTTGAGCAGGCTGTTTTTCGTGTCGATGACCGCAGCAGCCGTCATGCCCATGATTTTGCATGCAACGGCCTGGGAAGCGACGGCGGGAAAATTTGGCTGGTGGCTACTTACCCAGACCGGATCTCGGACCAATGAATCAGGCGTCTACGGCTTTTTCGCCGGATCAGTCGCCTCGGTTTGGATCCACGGTATGGTAGGCGCTTCGCTGGTCACGATCGCGACTTGGTTCGGTGTCACGCGAATCTCGCCGGCGACCGTCGCGCAAAGCCGCCTTGATTTCGGGCCGGTCGCGGCGTTCTTTCGAGTTCAGTTGCCACTCGCCGCGCCATGGTGGATCGCAAGCTTGGTCGCAACGGCGGCGCTGGCAGCAACAGAAATGACCGTCGTGGATTTGTATGGATATCGAACGATCGCGGATCAGTTCTATTTGTTTTACGCGATGGACCCGAGCACGTTTTCGATCATCGCGACCTGTATGATTCCACTGGCAACGGTGTCGACCGCTTTCGTTTGGATGTTTGTTTCGAAACGCAACCTGAGCGTCGGACGATTGCGAACGGTTGAGTCATCGATGGCGACAGAGTCGTTTTCGTGGCAGCATCAGTCTGTTGCAGCGGGGTTGGCGGCCATCGTCGTCTTGATCGTGGCCGTGGTCCCCATTGCCGGGCTTGTGCTGAAAACCGGTCAAGATGTCATCGTCAAAAACGATTCCGTCGAATGGACTTGGTCAGCAGCTGCATTCGTACAACGGCTGGCGGAATCGCCGGTTGTGTTTGCGAGCGAGTTTCAGTGGACGATTGTGCTTGCGTCGTTGACTGCGTCCGCGGCGGTCGTATTGGCGTGGCCAGCGGCGGCGATTGCCACTCAGCGGCCGCGACTTCGGTGGGTCTTTGACGCCGTTTCCATTTTGATGATTTGCATTCCCGGTCCGATTATCGGTCTAGCCGTCGTTCGCCTCTTCCAGTTCGATGCATTGTGGTTACGAACGCTATACCAACAAACTTTGCTACCGACCGTGATGTCGCTGTCGATGCGAGCGGTTCCCGTCGCCTATTGGGTGCTTCGCGCCCGGTACCAGGGTATCGATCGTGTCATCTTCGAATCGGCTGCGATCGATTGCACTTGGTGGCAGCGCATTTGGAAGATTGACCGCTCCTTAATCAGTCGATCGCTTGTTTCGGCGTGGTTGGCCGTGGCCGTGATTTCGTCCGGTGACGTTCCAGCGACGCTGCCCGTGATTCCGGCAGGCGTGACAACTGTTTCGGTAAGACTGTTCGGCCTCCTGCACAGCGGAGCCCGCTATCAGGAATCATCCTTGGCGATCCTTTACGTCACGATGCTGGTTGTGTTGGTTGCGATTTGCTTTCGACGTGAAGGGCAACGACGTGCTAAAATGGTCCGTGGGGCGTGA
- a CDS encoding DUF1570 domain-containing protein: MPRLVTLVIVCIFLPAVANVAAVETVRFNDGAVERSVVGKLLVEAQNGDVMIQADDGRIWTIEIDDLIDRKSDDTELVPIDKDQAAKRLLDELGDGFAVYQTQNYVILYNGDERYARQVGGLFEKLHRGFFTFWKNQRWELPEPEFPLVAVVLRDHQAFLSHAGNEIGTRAESVIGYYNLATNHMTTFNVPNWERNVATIIHEATHQLAYNSGMQQRFADNPIWVSEGLAMFFETPDMKNPGNWRSIGAVNRVKLAHWQKYVRYRPDESLATLLSDDTRFLNQATATEAYAEGWALTYFLITTKREEYIEYLKKLSEGKPAAVQTPRARIQMFEEAFETTLADLDKTFVNYMRRVRG, translated from the coding sequence ATGCCAAGGTTGGTTACACTCGTCATCGTTTGCATTTTCCTTCCCGCGGTGGCCAATGTCGCGGCGGTGGAAACGGTGCGTTTCAATGATGGCGCCGTCGAGCGAAGCGTCGTGGGAAAGCTTTTGGTCGAAGCCCAAAACGGCGACGTCATGATTCAAGCCGATGACGGACGGATCTGGACGATCGAAATTGACGATCTGATTGATCGGAAGTCCGATGACACCGAATTGGTACCCATCGACAAGGACCAGGCGGCCAAACGACTGCTGGACGAACTCGGCGATGGATTTGCGGTCTACCAGACTCAAAACTATGTGATTCTTTATAACGGCGATGAACGATATGCGAGGCAGGTGGGTGGGCTGTTCGAGAAGTTGCATCGCGGCTTTTTTACGTTCTGGAAGAATCAACGCTGGGAGCTTCCCGAACCAGAATTCCCTCTCGTGGCGGTGGTGCTTCGTGACCACCAAGCGTTTCTAAGTCATGCGGGAAATGAAATCGGCACTCGCGCCGAGTCCGTGATCGGTTACTACAACCTAGCGACCAACCACATGACCACATTCAACGTCCCCAACTGGGAACGGAATGTCGCAACGATCATCCACGAAGCGACCCATCAATTGGCGTACAACAGCGGAATGCAACAACGCTTCGCGGACAATCCGATTTGGGTCAGCGAAGGTTTGGCGATGTTCTTTGAAACGCCCGACATGAAGAATCCCGGAAATTGGCGATCCATCGGAGCAGTGAATCGTGTCAAGTTAGCTCATTGGCAAAAGTACGTTCGCTATCGACCGGACGAATCATTGGCGACGCTCTTGTCCGATGACACTCGCTTTCTCAATCAGGCGACCGCGACAGAAGCGTACGCCGAGGGATGGGCGTTGACTTACTTCTTGATCACGACGAAGCGCGAAGAGTACATCGAGTACTTGAAGAAACTGAGCGAAGGCAAGCCGGCAGCCGTTCAAACTCCACGCGCACGCATCCAAATGTTCGAAGAAGCCTTCGAAACAACACTGGCGGATCTCGACAAAACGTTCGTCAACTACATGAGGCGCGTTCGCGGTTGA